The following coding sequences are from one Nicotiana tabacum cultivar K326 chromosome 1, ASM71507v2, whole genome shotgun sequence window:
- the LOC107772090 gene encoding uncharacterized protein LOC107772090, with the protein MSFSGSTAGSGSRTSQTSFEFGRTHVVRPKGKHEATIVWLHGLGDKGSSWSQLFESLPLPNVKWICPTAPTRPVAAFGGFPCTAWFDVGDISEDAPDDLEGLDFSAAHVANLLSTEPADVKLCVGGFSMGAAAALYSATCHAFKQYGNGSPYPLNLSAVVGLSGWLPCSRTLRNRMQGMNDAGRRAASLPILLCHGTGDDVVAYQHGEKSARILSSSGFQNLTFRNYQGLGHYTIPEETDEVCRWLAANLRLGGT; encoded by the exons ATGAGCTTCAGTGGCTCTACAGCAGGTTCTG gtagcagaacaagtCAAACATCGTTTGAATTTGGAAGGACTCATGTTGTTAGGCCCAAAGGAAAGCATGAAGCAACTATTGTTTGGCTACATGGTTTAGGTGATAAAGGTTCAAG CTGGTCCCAGCTTTTTGAAAGCCTTCCACTTCCTAAT GTCAAATGGATTTGCCCAACTGCTCCTACTCGTCCTGTTGCTGCCTTTGGTGGATTTCCCTGCACTGCTT GGTTTGACGTAGGAGATATTTCAGAAGATGCTCCTGATGATTTGGAAGGCTTAGATTTTTCTGCGGCACATGTTGCAAATCTCTTATCAACAGAGCCAGCTGATG TTAAATTATGTGTTGGAGGATTCAGTATGGGAGCTGCAGCTGCTCTTTATTCGGCCACATGCCATGCATTCAAGCAATATGGTAATGGAAGTCCTTATCCACTGAACCTGAGTGCAGTTGTTGGCCTTAGTGGCTGGCTTCCTTGTTCAAG GACATTAAGGAACCGAATGCAAGGAATGAATGATGCTGGAAGACGTGCAGCATCCTTGCCAATTTTGCTGTGTCATGGCACTG GTGATGATGTAGTGGCATATCAACATGGAGAAAAATCTGCAAGAATTTTAAGCTCATCCGGCTTTCAGAATCTGACCTTTAGGAATTATCAGGG GCTTGGTCACTACACAATTCCTGAAGAGACTGATGAAGTTTGTCGGTGGCTAGCTGCAAATTTGCGTCTTGGGGGGACATGA